Proteins found in one Fulvitalea axinellae genomic segment:
- a CDS encoding Ig-like domain-containing domain, with the protein MNQNSMMRRTNKKLIARIWKRAKRHAPLLLAGGVWAGLISSSGCASQRALTGGPKDTIPPMIESSTPPNLSTNFNGKKVRIQFDEYVQLKNAKKDLIITPSSENEYDIKLKGGRTFEITFDQPLDSNTTYTLNFQEVVQDVTEKNVLAENVFTFSTGPELDSMFLHGKVKDLLTNQPEEGAVVALYRSDDTLNIFNSKPLYFTKTDKEGIYTLAHIREGKYMLYTYQDKNQNLIFDPKKEKAGFHDGIIELNHEFDSLKLSIVDVNMDSLYTTKSLISGTYFVTSFNKPIKSYRTEFDVQEIFLPNNLLEDNKTIRFYNTRNMTEEDSLRVKVTAMDSVHNEITYETFVKFRETKRKKAKLEQKSGEQSRRYISNDFSNWYWFSKPIEKVNYDSAYFFYDSLNVLPITEEDFTWNDTRNIVSLRKNLELDTIIHPDTVEAPIFKTVKLNLKEGTFVSIEQDSATAIDKSYSFAQSENVGSILGKIITDEKSYILQLLDDRYNLIDERINPKDYAFLNVDPGKYYLRILVDKDGSGEWDPGNIMEVIPPEPVYFYPGLIVIRANWERTGIDMQF; encoded by the coding sequence TTGAATCAGAACAGCATGATGCGCCGTACCAACAAAAAACTAATCGCCCGTATTTGGAAGCGGGCAAAACGCCACGCCCCTCTCCTACTGGCGGGTGGCGTTTGGGCAGGGCTTATATCCAGTAGCGGATGCGCCAGCCAACGCGCCCTTACGGGTGGTCCAAAAGACACGATCCCTCCAATGATCGAGTCTTCAACTCCTCCAAACTTGTCGACCAATTTCAATGGAAAAAAGGTTCGTATACAGTTTGATGAATACGTTCAGCTGAAAAACGCTAAAAAAGACCTTATTATCACTCCCTCTTCAGAGAATGAATACGACATAAAGCTGAAGGGTGGCCGGACGTTCGAAATCACATTCGACCAACCGCTCGACAGTAACACGACTTATACGTTGAACTTTCAGGAAGTGGTACAGGACGTGACGGAAAAAAACGTTTTGGCGGAAAATGTTTTTACATTCAGCACCGGTCCCGAGCTCGATTCCATGTTTCTCCACGGGAAAGTCAAAGATTTACTGACTAATCAGCCAGAGGAAGGAGCCGTCGTAGCGCTTTACAGAAGCGACGATACGCTGAATATTTTCAACTCAAAGCCGCTGTACTTTACCAAAACGGATAAGGAAGGAATATACACCTTGGCGCATATTCGTGAAGGAAAGTACATGTTGTATACGTATCAGGACAAAAACCAAAACCTGATCTTTGATCCGAAAAAGGAAAAAGCCGGCTTTCATGACGGAATTATAGAGCTAAACCACGAATTCGACAGTCTCAAACTGAGCATTGTGGACGTAAACATGGATTCGCTCTACACCACAAAGTCCTTGATTTCGGGAACGTATTTCGTCACCAGCTTTAATAAACCGATCAAATCTTACAGGACAGAATTCGATGTTCAGGAAATTTTCCTGCCCAACAATTTACTGGAAGACAACAAAACGATACGGTTTTACAATACCCGAAACATGACGGAGGAAGACAGCCTAAGGGTAAAAGTTACCGCTATGGACTCCGTACATAATGAGATTACGTACGAGACTTTTGTTAAATTCAGGGAAACCAAACGTAAGAAGGCAAAGCTTGAGCAAAAATCAGGCGAGCAATCCCGCAGATATATCTCGAACGATTTTTCGAATTGGTACTGGTTTTCAAAACCAATCGAAAAGGTAAATTACGACAGCGCGTACTTCTTCTACGATTCTCTGAACGTGTTACCGATCACCGAAGAAGATTTCACGTGGAACGATACCCGCAACATTGTAAGCCTGCGCAAAAATCTGGAACTCGATACGATTATACATCCTGACACTGTAGAGGCTCCTATTTTCAAAACGGTTAAATTGAATTTAAAAGAAGGAACCTTTGTAAGTATAGAACAGGATTCGGCCACGGCAATCGATAAAAGCTACAGCTTTGCGCAGAGCGAAAATGTGGGAAGCATACTCGGGAAAATTATCACAGACGAAAAGTCTTATATCCTTCAACTTTTGGATGACCGCTATAATCTGATTGACGAACGAATTAATCCGAAAGACTACGCATTTTTGAATGTAGATCCCGGAAAATATTATCTACGTATTCTTGTTGACAAGGACGGATCCGGCGAATGGGATCCTGGAAATATTATGGAGGTGATTCCGCCTGAGCCCGTCTACTTCTATCCCGGACTTATCGTGATTAGAGCGAACTGGGAACGCACAGGCATCGATATGCAATTCTGA
- a CDS encoding tetratricopeptide repeat protein encodes MKNKKIFPVIFLALFCVLAGSFNVRAQDTQNIYLANEYLAKGEVDKALEIFRQLAKKKENMRVIHNQYLSLLISSGDFKTADKHLRKLVKLYPKVIVYQADQGSLLKARGKEDEAKAKFSALIKRVASSQRDSRNLARYFY; translated from the coding sequence TTGAAAAACAAAAAAATTTTCCCGGTCATTTTCCTTGCGCTTTTTTGCGTGTTAGCCGGTTCGTTCAACGTTCGGGCGCAAGACACGCAGAACATCTACTTGGCGAATGAGTATCTGGCGAAAGGGGAAGTGGACAAAGCGCTGGAGATTTTCCGTCAGCTGGCGAAAAAGAAGGAAAACATGCGGGTTATCCACAACCAGTACCTGAGCCTGTTGATATCCTCCGGAGATTTTAAAACAGCGGACAAGCATTTGCGAAAATTGGTCAAGCTTTATCCTAAAGTTATAGTTTATCAAGCCGACCAAGGAAGCCTGCTCAAAGCCCGGGGAAAGGAAGACGAGGCGAAGGCGAAATTCAGCGCGCTTATAAAAAGAGTTGCGTCGAGCCAGAGAGACTCCCGGAACCTCGCCCGATACTTTTATTAA
- a CDS encoding tetratricopeptide repeat protein, which produces MYDHTEEAYKACREALKRDDLFAYELANLYVLTNRKEKMIDEYIGILKRNPDNINYIKGIWQRVLKTDEELEALETKLIQLSQKEQNVSVYNELLVWTYLQQKNFFGAFVQARSLEKRFNGRGERIYEIARIALANDEHETASEMYAYIVKNFPDSPYYAMARKSDIRTRATWVTNDYPINKEAIRKLTKDYAGLVAEMGNTVTAMESRREKALLHAFYLKEYDSAIADLEYVIKYPRAPRSLRMESKLSLGDMFVLTGEPWEASLLYSQVEKEVKDSPIAYKAKLKNAKLSYYKGEFELSKGHLDILKEATSREISNDAMALSLLIKDNTGLDSTETAMKRYAAIDLLMYQNRRQEALEAVEKMLYEFPGHSLEDELLYLKAKVLFEVGEFDQSVTALQKIVTEYSGDILTDDAYFMLGKVYETGKEDMAKAMDTYKELMVKYPGSVYTAEARKRYRKLRGDALR; this is translated from the coding sequence TTGTACGACCACACAGAAGAGGCTTACAAGGCTTGTAGGGAGGCGTTGAAAAGGGATGACCTGTTTGCGTACGAACTGGCCAACCTTTACGTGCTTACGAACAGGAAGGAAAAGATGATCGATGAGTATATCGGAATCTTGAAGCGAAATCCTGACAATATCAATTACATCAAGGGAATCTGGCAACGCGTGCTGAAAACGGACGAGGAGTTGGAGGCTTTGGAGACTAAGCTTATCCAGCTGTCCCAGAAAGAGCAAAACGTGTCGGTTTACAACGAGCTGTTGGTTTGGACGTATTTGCAACAGAAGAACTTTTTCGGGGCGTTTGTGCAGGCGCGGTCGTTGGAAAAAAGATTCAACGGCAGGGGCGAGAGAATTTATGAGATCGCGCGGATAGCTTTGGCTAATGACGAACATGAGACGGCTTCGGAAATGTACGCCTATATCGTTAAGAACTTTCCGGACTCGCCCTACTACGCAATGGCCAGAAAAAGCGATATCAGAACCCGGGCCACTTGGGTGACGAACGATTACCCAATAAACAAAGAGGCCATCAGGAAGCTAACGAAGGACTATGCGGGCCTTGTAGCCGAAATGGGGAATACAGTTACGGCAATGGAATCCAGACGCGAGAAGGCGCTCTTGCACGCGTTTTATCTCAAGGAATACGATTCGGCCATCGCTGATCTGGAATACGTGATCAAATACCCGCGGGCTCCGCGCAGTTTGAGGATGGAGTCGAAGCTCAGCCTCGGCGATATGTTTGTGTTGACAGGCGAGCCCTGGGAAGCCTCCCTACTCTACTCGCAAGTGGAAAAGGAAGTGAAGGACTCACCTATTGCTTACAAAGCCAAACTCAAAAACGCCAAGCTTTCTTACTACAAAGGCGAGTTCGAGCTTTCGAAAGGCCACCTCGACATTCTGAAAGAGGCGACTAGCCGAGAGATCTCAAACGACGCAATGGCGCTCAGCCTGCTTATCAAGGATAATACGGGACTTGACTCGACGGAAACGGCGATGAAACGCTACGCGGCCATCGATTTGCTGATGTACCAAAACCGTAGACAAGAAGCTTTGGAAGCCGTGGAGAAAATGCTTTACGAGTTTCCGGGCCATAGTCTGGAAGACGAGCTTCTTTACCTTAAAGCCAAAGTTCTTTTTGAAGTCGGTGAGTTTGACCAAAGCGTAACGGCTTTGCAGAAGATCGTTACCGAATACTCCGGAGATATCCTCACCGACGACGCTTACTTTATGCTCGGAAAGGTGTACGAAACAGGGAAAGAAGACATGGCCAAAGCTATGGATACCTATAAGGAATTAATGGTGAAATACCCCGGAAGCGTTTATACCGCCGAAGCCCGGAAACGCTATAGAAAGCTTAGGGGCGATGCCCTCCGGTAG